The Roseococcus microcysteis genome contains a region encoding:
- a CDS encoding aldolase, whose protein sequence is MAHALNTAPALLRNSDLDRPEVRQARLDLAACFRMAAKLGLSEGICNHFSFVVPGRDDLMLVNPYGYSFAEVTASNLVICDFQGRVVAGHGVPEATAFYIHARLHMKHPRAKAAFHTHMPNATALSMLEGPPLVWAGQTALKFYGRTLVDEHYNGLALDEAEGDRIAASLGDADIVFMKNHGVMVVGPSIAEAWDDLYYLERAAEVQRLAMATGRTLKPVSPELAQATYAQMREGDRESARLHLESVKRILLKEQPDFAD, encoded by the coding sequence ATGGCCCATGCGCTGAACACCGCCCCCGCCCTGCTCCGCAACAGCGACCTCGACCGGCCGGAGGTGCGCCAGGCGCGCCTCGATCTCGCCGCCTGCTTCCGCATGGCGGCCAAGCTCGGCCTCAGCGAAGGCATCTGCAACCACTTCAGCTTCGTCGTGCCCGGGCGCGACGACCTGATGCTGGTGAACCCCTATGGGTATTCCTTCGCGGAGGTGACGGCCTCCAACCTCGTCATCTGCGACTTCCAGGGGCGCGTGGTGGCGGGCCACGGCGTGCCGGAGGCGACCGCCTTCTACATCCACGCCCGCCTGCACATGAAGCACCCGCGCGCCAAGGCCGCCTTCCACACCCACATGCCCAACGCCACGGCGCTGTCCATGCTGGAGGGCCCGCCGCTGGTCTGGGCCGGGCAGACGGCGCTGAAATTCTACGGCCGCACCCTGGTGGACGAGCACTACAACGGCCTCGCGCTCGACGAGGCCGAGGGCGACCGCATCGCGGCGTCGCTGGGTGACGCCGACATCGTCTTCATGAAGAACCACGGCGTGATGGTGGTGGGCCCCAGCATCGCCGAGGCCTGGGATGACCTCTACTACCTCGAGCGCGCGGCCGAGGTGCAGCGCCTGGCCATGGCCACGGGGCGCACGCTGAAGCCCGTCTCGCCCGAACTGGCCCAGGCCACCTATGCCCAGATGCGCGAGGGCGACCGCGAGAGCGCCCGCCTGCACCTGGAAAGCGTCAAGCGCATCCTGCTGAAGGAACAGCCGGACTTCGCGGACTGA
- a CDS encoding DUF4170 domain-containing protein, whose protein sequence is MAEPQIWVVWGGVFTDMTFTTLEQGKEEFYGPFHDEESAIRRWREGMARFVDIASHRLFVLRARQG, encoded by the coding sequence ATGGCGGAACCGCAGATCTGGGTCGTGTGGGGCGGCGTCTTCACCGACATGACCTTCACCACGCTGGAACAGGGCAAGGAGGAATTCTACGGCCCCTTCCATGACGAGGAATCGGCCATCCGCCGCTGGCGCGAGGGCATGGCCCGCTTCGTGGACATCGCGAGCCACCGGCTGTTCGTGCTGCGCGCCCGGCAGGGGTAG